Proteins co-encoded in one Euwallacea fornicatus isolate EFF26 chromosome 34, ASM4011564v1, whole genome shotgun sequence genomic window:
- the APC7 gene encoding anaphase-promoting complex subunit 7, with the protein MAATSIINQLKLLHDQELYSDIIKVCDLVLTVIDQKSNYLTLVGKFQVTLYYANALYHTHQILQAENLYRQGLHIRKTIINRSKNSNTKLAVEPSNLTSDIEIKYKIYSCCMALKQRKAAGEILQTIPARQRTPKINMALGNIYKSGMERSAITCFKEVLRECPLAIEAMENLLKLGINGIEVNSLAVTVTSEINWLRMWIKAQSYLHTKDYQHALETYRGLDTHGLLKDNTYLAVSMAYCHHYMCEDKKAITQLQRAIRLDPNLTFGRDLLSTLLVHSDNKEYQCDLENLTSKLEPSLWSPEHWVALGNLMLFHKKYDKATYFGQQACIMDSRNVEALFLKANALFQVKKYQEAAVHCAEALRICPFRYDLHKRLVECYLHSNRLREAESVALAACKELNNSPQAYCLHASCLLKDPVASIRNVRRILEKACAQDKNGNTNAVYMLTELLIREQQYEQAVKMLSKVLETQTPTSRLHQLLGECYANLQKDEDAFNHYTVALRLDPQNQRATEGLNNIGTSVSVSKKDVFYSCADESCSSRRTNSDHEADAESDTDLWPGSVDMVTFDT; encoded by the exons ATGGCAGCCACATCCATCATAAACCAGTTAAAATTGTTGCACGATCAGGAACTCTACTCCGACATCATCAAAGTG tGTGACTTGGTTTTGACCGTAATTGATCAAAAATCAAACTATTTAACACTAGTGGGGAAGTTCCAAGTTACATTATATTATGCCAATGCATTGTACCATACTCATCAGATTCTGCAGGCGGAAAATCTGTACCGTCAAGGTCTTCATATACGGAAAACTATAATTAATAGATCCAAGAATAGCAATACTAAGCTGGCAGTAGAACCCAGCAATTTAACAAGCGATATTGaaataaagtacaaaatttactCCTGCTGCATGGCGCTAAAACAGAGAAAGGCAGCAGGAGAAATTTTGCAGACCATTCCAGCTAGACAGAGAAccccaaaaataaatatggctttgggaaatatttacaaatcgGGCATGGAAAGATCTGCCATAACCTGTTTCAAGGAAGTCTTGCGGGAGTGTCCCTTAGCCATAGAGGCTATGGAGAATTTACTTAAACTAGGAATCAAT GGAATTGAAGTAAACTCTTTAGCAGTAACAGTTACCTCGGAAATTAATTGGTTAAGAATGTGGATTAAAGCTCAATCTTATTTACACACCAAAGACTACCAACATGCTCTTGAAACTTATAGAGGTTTGGATACTCATGGATTATTGAAAGACAACACGTATTTAGCTGTTAGTATGGCCTATTGTCACCATTACATGTGTGAGGACAAAAAAGCCATAACACAATTACAACGG GCAATAAGATTAGATCCCAACCTCACGTTCGGCCGTGACTTGCTTTCAACTCTTCTAGTGCATTCTGATAACAAAGAGTATCAATgcgatttggaaaatttgacgTCAAAGTTAGAGCCATCTCTTTGGTCCCCTGAACATTGGGTCGCCCTAG GGAACCTCATGTTGTTCCACAAGAAATACGACAAAGCCACGTATTTTGGACAACAGGCGTGCATAATGGATAGTAGAAACGTCGaggcattatttttaaaagccaACGCTTtgtttcaagttaaaaagtaTCAAGAAGCAGCTGTTCATTGTGCTGAAGCTTTGCGCATTTGCCCCTTTAG gtaTGATCTCCACAAACGATTAGTTGAGTGTTATTTACATTCCAATAGACTGAGAGAAGCTGAATCTGTGGCTTTAGCTGCATGTAAAGAATTGAATAACAGCCCCCAAGCGTATTGT CTTCATGCTTCGTGTTTGCTTAAGGATCCCGTAGCATCTATACGAAATGTTCGACGTATTTTGGAGAAGGCATGTGCCCAGGACAAAAACGGAAATACCAATGCTGTGTACATGCTTACTGAACTATTGATCAGGGAACAGCAGTACGAGCAAGCTGTCAAGATGTTAAGTAAAGTACTAGAAACGCAGACTCCAACATCAAGGTTACATCAGCTGCTCGGAGAGTGTTACGCAAATCTTCAGAAAGATGAAGATGCCTTTAATCACTATACAGTGGCTCTTCGTTTGGATCCGCAGAATCAAAGGGCCACAGAAG GCCTAAATAATATCGGAACAAGCGTCTCCGTAAGCAAGAAAGACGTGTTTTACTCGTGCGCGGACGAAAGTTGCAGTTCCAGACGTACTAATTCAGATCATGAAGCCGATGCTGAAAGCGATACCGATCTGTGGCCCGGATCTGTCGACATGGTAACTTTTGATACATAG
- the LOC136348631 gene encoding 27 kDa glycoprotein-like, which yields MKLYMFLLLASTGFCLAEIELPNHPTNLDEVPALKEKCLKSGKPDTYDRLKLAINETRSCLEGKINPSKIKEELEVAKKTGSMDEVFGKYCKKREEYKECVFKTVNVSKECLEENEINALNKATSIVEEIVAFTCFRDGDRLAMFVAEGGSECVSSRSEQIKNCITNTFKIDSNSLSFSSFPTALPTLRIDKEKCDKFEVLQECVVNDLETNCKDTTPANIIDALFKFIKKSTCKNI from the exons ATGAAGCTGTacatgtttttgttattagcATCGACAg GCTTTTGCCTGGCTGAAATCGAACTACCTAACCATCCTACAAACTTGGATGAAGTTCCTGCACTTAAGGAAAAATGCCTCAAAAGTGGAAAACCAGATACTTATGATCGACTTAAG CTGGCAATAAATGAAACCAGGTCGTGCCTTGAGGGCAAAATTAATCCATCCAAGATAAAAGAAGAGTTGGAAGTTGCAAAGAAAACCGGTTCTATGGACGAAGTTTTCGGAAAATATTGCAAGAAACGAGAAGAATACAAAGAATGTGTGTTCAAAACTGTGAATGTTTCCAAGGAATGTTTGGAAGAAAATGAGATCAACGCATTGAACAAAGCGACAAGTATTGTCGAAGAAATCGTTGCTTTTACTTGCTTCAGAGACGGTGATCGACTAGCCA tGTTTGTTGCCGAAGGTGGTAGTGAATGTGTCTCCTCTCGTTCAGAACAAATCAAAAACTGCATTACTAATACTTTCAAAATAGATTCCAACagtttaagtttttcaagCTTCCCTACAGCGTTACCTACACTACGAATCGACAAGGAGAAATGCGA TAAATTTGAAGTCCTTCAAGAATGTGTGGTGAACGATCTAGAGACTAATTGTAAGGACACAACTCCGGCAAATATAATAGATGCTCTATTCAAATTCATCAAAAAGTCCACTTGCAAGAACATATAA
- the LOC136348692 gene encoding regulator of G-protein signaling 11 isoform X2 — MEPDHRDQRCLRPKAFDKMEELVKEMQDTESGGVPVRSQKIFLTSIPAAFMGYDLIEWLIMRLEIEESEALNIANQLCQYGYFFPISDSKNLVVKDDSSLYRFQSPYFWPWRNKPPDNVDYAIYLTKRSLRNKQRHGLEEYEQEAFTNLRRNLSNKWDIIMAQADEQVRHQKAMKKPDKLISDSQEKAYWRVHRPPPGIPGSLEQVPVPTRCWNGVKARKKTIEDCKRELELFRTSLYRTRIKMSQALEGLVQHIDTYTEFDPLLVPPQPSNPWVNEDITYWQLNAPLVDIPTDKRVKKWGLSMEDLLSDPTGVQEFTNYLQKEKSEENILFWLAVNDLRRTSQSQVLWKIQEIYENFVKHGSTSEVNIDNQTMDQVLEGMKNNSRFCFDAAQEHVYNLLLKKDCYPRFVRSDYYKHLLITGVQPLQKKRFFGFGPTKKKVSTCTQPNQPQISQHPGVTPNTGTLSKRRGSDRSLSGSAHEISHFGVGSSSHAAVVHETKVSHSHSQSNLSDIPYRVKKPDALPGTSTSEEVCPWDATATPPRTPTKTQRKSRRVDSESSSSDISVGVAELSEKVQRGLLTQQHTLDCGKKLHVETYETPRRASVSVPITHSSAGVESSRRKVSSFEDNSTSALESTAPTFVIANEIDNNLPTKASESLEASSSANNSEKALQKSHGIAKTCSISSGNPIISVSSVTVEVPPGSEYKCDDGDQHNVISLDKSNHDTPGSSHSAPVSPSILITRQEPKAPLAEPDSESPASELPPSEIVGPGDLESSDEPKEDKKPGDAEEDEANNADVCPWEDE; from the exons ATGGAGCCTGATCACCGGGATCAACGATGCCTCAGGCCAAAAGCCTTTGACAAA ATGGAAGAACTGGTCAAAGAAATGCAAGACACGGAATCAGGTGGTGTACCTGTAAGAAgccaaaaaatattcttaacaTCCATTCCCGCCGCCTTCATGG GTTACGACTTAATTGAATGGCTTATTATGCGTCTTGAAATTGAAGAATCAG AGGCTTTAAACATTGCCAATCAGCTTTGTCaatacggatacttttttccTATAAGCGATTCGAAGAACCTTGTTGTGAAAGACGACAGCTCGCTATACAGATTCCAA TCACCTTACTTCTGGCCTTGGCGAAACAAACCCCCCGATAATGTCGACTATGCAATTTATCTTACGAAACGATCACTGCGAAACAAACAGAGACACGGCCTGGAAGAATACGAACAGGAAGCTTTTACAAACCTGAGAAGAAACTTATCCAACAAGTGGGACATAATTATGGCCCAAGCTGATGAACAG GTTCGGCATCAAAAGGCCATGAAAAAACCTGACAAGCTGATTAGCGATTCCCAAGAGAAAGCCTATTGGAGAGTGCACCGTCCGCCTCCTGGTATTCCCGGTTCCTTGGAGCAAGTACCCGTGCCCACCAGGTGTTGGAATGGGGTTAAAGCCAGGAAAAAGACAATCGAGGATTGTAAAAGAGAG CTTGAACTGTTCAGGACCAGTTTGTACAGAACCAGaataaaaatgtctcaagCCCTGGAAGGACTAGTTCAACATATCGACACTTATACAGAGTTCGATCCCTTACTGGTCCCTCCCCAACCGTCGAATCCATGGGTAAACGAAGACATCACGTATTGGCAGCTGAACGCACCCTT AGTGGATATCCCCACTGATAAAAGAGTGAAGAAGTGGGGCCTGTCCATGGAGGATTTACTCTCTGATCCAACAGGCGTTCAAGAGTTTACAAATTATCTACAGAAAGAAAAGAGCGaggaaaatatattgttttggCTGGCGGTGAATGATTTAAGACGAACCTCTCAGTCCCAAGTTTTATGGAAGATTCAAGAGATTTATGA AAACTTTGTGAAACATGGATCTACCAGCGAGGTAAACATCGACAACCAAACCATGGACCAGGTTTTGGAGGGAATGAAAAACAACAGCAGGTTTTGCTTTGATGCTGCTCAGGAACATGTATACAATTTACTTCTGAAGAAAGACTGTTATCCCAGATTCGTGCGCTCCGATTACTACAAACATTTGCTGATCACTGGAGTCCAACCTCTCCAAAAGAAACG ATTTTTCGGTTTCGGTCCTACGAAAAAGAAAGTATCGACATGCACGCAACCAAACCAACCTCAGATATCTCAGCACCCAGGAGTAACTCCAAACACAGGAACTTTGAGCAAACGTCGAGGAAGTGATCGCAGTCTGTCAGGCTCTGCTCATGAAATTTCCCATTTTGGTGTTGGGAGCAGTAGTCATGCAGCGGTGGTCCACGAGACTAAAGTGTCACATTCTCATTCACAAAGCAACTTGAGCGATATACCCTATAG AGTTAAAAAACCTGATGCACTTCCGGGGACCTCGACATCAGAGGAAGTTTGTCCGTGGGATGCAACAGCAACTCCTCCGCGAACGCCAACGAAAACCCAAAGAAAATCTCGACGAGTAGACTCAGAGAGCTCATCATCTGATATAAGTGTGGGGGTAGCAGAATTAAGCGAAAAG GTTCAACGCGGTTTACTAACCCAACAGCACACATTAGATTGTGGCAAAAAGCTCCATGTGGAAACGTACGAAACACCTCGTCGTGCCTCGGTCTCAGTACCAATCACCCATAGCAGTGCAGGAGTTGAAAGTTCCCGGAGAAAGGTGTCCTCATTCGAAGACAACAGCACGTCTGCTCTAGAATCTACTGCACCCACCTTTGTGATAGCGAATGAAATAGACAATAATCTCCCGACGAAAGCTTCGGAAAGTCTGGAAGCGAGTAGTAGTGCGAACAATAGCGAAAAAGCTTTGCAAAAAAGTCACGGCATTGCGAAAACTTGCTCAATATCGAGTGGAAACCCCATAATTAGTGTTAGTTCAGTGACGGTTGAAGTTCCGCCAGGATCCGAGTACAAATGTGACGACGGTGACCAGCATAATGTAATCTCTTTGG ATAAGAGCAACCATGACACACCAGGTTCAAGTCACTCTGCACCAGTTTCGCCTTCCATACTCATCACTAGGCAAGAACCAAAGGCTCCTTTGGCTGAACCAGACAGCGAGTCACCTGCCAGTGAATTACCCCCTTCTGAGATAGTCGGACCGGGTGATTTAGAATCTTCCGACGAGCCAAAGGAAGACAAGAAACCCGGAGATGCAGAAGAGGATGAGGCCAACAATGCCGACGTGTGCCCATGGGAGGATGAGTAG
- the LOC136348692 gene encoding regulator of G-protein signaling 11 isoform X1, translated as MEPDHRDQRCLRPKAFDKMEELVKEMQDTESGGVPVRSQKIFLTSIPAAFMGYDLIEWLIMRLEIEESEALNIANQLCQYGYFFPISDSKNLVVKDDSSLYRFQSPYFWPWRNKPPDNVDYAIYLTKRSLRNKQRHGLEEYEQEAFTNLRRNLSNKWDIIMAQADEQVRHQKAMKKPDKLISDSQEKAYWRVHRPPPGIPGSLEQVPVPTRCWNGVKARKKTIEDCKRELELFRTSLYRTRIKMSQALEGLVQHIDTYTEFDPLLVPPQPSNPWVNEDITYWQLNAPLVDIPTDKRVKKWGLSMEDLLSDPTGVQEFTNYLQKEKSEENILFWLAVNDLRRTSQSQVLWKIQEIYENFVKHGSTSEVNIDNQTMDQVLEGMKNNSRFCFDAAQEHVYNLLLKKDCYPRFVRSDYYKHLLITGVQPLQKKRFFGFGPTKKKVSTCTQPNQPQISQHPGVTPNTGTLSKRRGSDRSLSGSAHEISHFGVGSSSHAAVVHETKVSHSHSQSNLSDIPYRVKKPDALPGTSTSEEVCPWDATATPPRTPTKTQRKSRRVDSESSSSDISVGVAELSEKVQRGLLTQQHTLDCGKKLHVETYETPRRASVSVPITHSSAGVESSRRKVSSFEDNSTSALESTAPTFVIANEIDNNLPTKASESLEASSSANNSEKALQKSHGIAKTCSISSGNPIISVSSVTVEVPPGSEYKCDDGDQHNVISLDKSNHDTPGSSHSAPVSPSILITRQEPKAPLAEPDSESPASELPPSEIVGPGDLESSDEPKEDKKPGDAEEDEANNADVCPWEDEESCRVNTPFVKKYATLGYL; from the exons ATGGAGCCTGATCACCGGGATCAACGATGCCTCAGGCCAAAAGCCTTTGACAAA ATGGAAGAACTGGTCAAAGAAATGCAAGACACGGAATCAGGTGGTGTACCTGTAAGAAgccaaaaaatattcttaacaTCCATTCCCGCCGCCTTCATGG GTTACGACTTAATTGAATGGCTTATTATGCGTCTTGAAATTGAAGAATCAG AGGCTTTAAACATTGCCAATCAGCTTTGTCaatacggatacttttttccTATAAGCGATTCGAAGAACCTTGTTGTGAAAGACGACAGCTCGCTATACAGATTCCAA TCACCTTACTTCTGGCCTTGGCGAAACAAACCCCCCGATAATGTCGACTATGCAATTTATCTTACGAAACGATCACTGCGAAACAAACAGAGACACGGCCTGGAAGAATACGAACAGGAAGCTTTTACAAACCTGAGAAGAAACTTATCCAACAAGTGGGACATAATTATGGCCCAAGCTGATGAACAG GTTCGGCATCAAAAGGCCATGAAAAAACCTGACAAGCTGATTAGCGATTCCCAAGAGAAAGCCTATTGGAGAGTGCACCGTCCGCCTCCTGGTATTCCCGGTTCCTTGGAGCAAGTACCCGTGCCCACCAGGTGTTGGAATGGGGTTAAAGCCAGGAAAAAGACAATCGAGGATTGTAAAAGAGAG CTTGAACTGTTCAGGACCAGTTTGTACAGAACCAGaataaaaatgtctcaagCCCTGGAAGGACTAGTTCAACATATCGACACTTATACAGAGTTCGATCCCTTACTGGTCCCTCCCCAACCGTCGAATCCATGGGTAAACGAAGACATCACGTATTGGCAGCTGAACGCACCCTT AGTGGATATCCCCACTGATAAAAGAGTGAAGAAGTGGGGCCTGTCCATGGAGGATTTACTCTCTGATCCAACAGGCGTTCAAGAGTTTACAAATTATCTACAGAAAGAAAAGAGCGaggaaaatatattgttttggCTGGCGGTGAATGATTTAAGACGAACCTCTCAGTCCCAAGTTTTATGGAAGATTCAAGAGATTTATGA AAACTTTGTGAAACATGGATCTACCAGCGAGGTAAACATCGACAACCAAACCATGGACCAGGTTTTGGAGGGAATGAAAAACAACAGCAGGTTTTGCTTTGATGCTGCTCAGGAACATGTATACAATTTACTTCTGAAGAAAGACTGTTATCCCAGATTCGTGCGCTCCGATTACTACAAACATTTGCTGATCACTGGAGTCCAACCTCTCCAAAAGAAACG ATTTTTCGGTTTCGGTCCTACGAAAAAGAAAGTATCGACATGCACGCAACCAAACCAACCTCAGATATCTCAGCACCCAGGAGTAACTCCAAACACAGGAACTTTGAGCAAACGTCGAGGAAGTGATCGCAGTCTGTCAGGCTCTGCTCATGAAATTTCCCATTTTGGTGTTGGGAGCAGTAGTCATGCAGCGGTGGTCCACGAGACTAAAGTGTCACATTCTCATTCACAAAGCAACTTGAGCGATATACCCTATAG AGTTAAAAAACCTGATGCACTTCCGGGGACCTCGACATCAGAGGAAGTTTGTCCGTGGGATGCAACAGCAACTCCTCCGCGAACGCCAACGAAAACCCAAAGAAAATCTCGACGAGTAGACTCAGAGAGCTCATCATCTGATATAAGTGTGGGGGTAGCAGAATTAAGCGAAAAG GTTCAACGCGGTTTACTAACCCAACAGCACACATTAGATTGTGGCAAAAAGCTCCATGTGGAAACGTACGAAACACCTCGTCGTGCCTCGGTCTCAGTACCAATCACCCATAGCAGTGCAGGAGTTGAAAGTTCCCGGAGAAAGGTGTCCTCATTCGAAGACAACAGCACGTCTGCTCTAGAATCTACTGCACCCACCTTTGTGATAGCGAATGAAATAGACAATAATCTCCCGACGAAAGCTTCGGAAAGTCTGGAAGCGAGTAGTAGTGCGAACAATAGCGAAAAAGCTTTGCAAAAAAGTCACGGCATTGCGAAAACTTGCTCAATATCGAGTGGAAACCCCATAATTAGTGTTAGTTCAGTGACGGTTGAAGTTCCGCCAGGATCCGAGTACAAATGTGACGACGGTGACCAGCATAATGTAATCTCTTTGG ATAAGAGCAACCATGACACACCAGGTTCAAGTCACTCTGCACCAGTTTCGCCTTCCATACTCATCACTAGGCAAGAACCAAAGGCTCCTTTGGCTGAACCAGACAGCGAGTCACCTGCCAGTGAATTACCCCCTTCTGAGATAGTCGGACCGGGTGATTTAGAATCTTCCGACGAGCCAAAGGAAGACAAGAAACCCGGAGATGCAGAAGAGGATGAGGCCAACAATGCCGACGTGTGCCCATGGGAGGATGA GGAAAGTTGCAGAGTAAATACACCGTTTGTTAAAAAGTACGCAACGTTGGGATACctttaa